One window of Botrimarina mediterranea genomic DNA carries:
- a CDS encoding sigma-70 family RNA polymerase sigma factor → MYDALLDNDLDDAVDPELGGHRSARDEDSGDDEASLRSAVTAGARRDDEPDDDDEDGTGLFDGEAADSWSDDPVRMYLTQMGEIPLLTRKEEICLARRIEVTRTAFRRKLLACDYVARAAYRTLDRVQKGELPFDRTVQVSVTDRLEKDQILGRLPHNLKTLQVLLDQNADDYRLATSKSANMKARQEAWKRLGRRRCRVVKLIEELGLRTQRIEPMINELRKFHRRVEQLRSQMEQMKKDRRPMSERKPVIQEYRSILRSLQETPTSLRNRVRQLRRVHTEYQRAKRGLSEGNLRLVVSIAKKYRNRGLSFLDLIQEGNAGLMRAVDKFEYRRGFKFCTYATWWIRQAITRAVADQSRTIRIPVHMVETMSRVRNVSRMLLQKLGREPTLEETAKAADCTIDEARRVLAMSRYPISLDRPVGNSEDSQFGDLLPDNGAESPANGAAQEMLRGRITDVLKTLSYREREIIKLRYGLGDGYSYTLEEVGHIFKVTRERIRQIEAKAVRKLQQPSRSAELVGFLD, encoded by the coding sequence TTGTACGACGCACTATTGGACAACGACCTGGACGACGCCGTGGACCCCGAGCTGGGAGGCCATCGGTCCGCCCGCGACGAGGACTCGGGCGACGACGAGGCGTCCCTGCGTTCTGCCGTCACCGCCGGCGCCCGCCGCGACGACGAGCCCGATGACGACGACGAGGACGGCACCGGCCTCTTCGACGGCGAGGCGGCCGACTCTTGGTCGGACGACCCCGTCCGCATGTACCTGACGCAGATGGGCGAGATCCCCTTGCTCACCCGCAAGGAAGAGATCTGCCTGGCCCGTCGCATCGAGGTCACGCGCACCGCGTTCCGCCGCAAGTTGCTGGCCTGCGACTACGTGGCCCGCGCCGCCTACCGGACGCTCGACCGCGTCCAGAAGGGCGAGCTCCCCTTCGACCGCACGGTGCAGGTGAGCGTCACCGACCGGCTTGAGAAGGACCAGATCCTCGGCCGCCTGCCGCACAACCTGAAGACCCTTCAGGTGCTGCTGGACCAGAACGCCGACGACTACCGCCTGGCGACCAGCAAGTCGGCCAACATGAAGGCCCGCCAGGAAGCCTGGAAGCGCCTCGGCCGCCGGCGTTGCCGCGTCGTAAAGCTGATCGAAGAGCTCGGCCTCCGCACGCAGCGGATCGAGCCGATGATCAACGAGCTGCGAAAGTTCCACCGCCGCGTCGAGCAGCTCCGTTCGCAGATGGAGCAGATGAAGAAGGACCGTCGGCCGATGTCCGAGCGCAAGCCGGTCATTCAGGAGTACCGTTCGATCCTCCGTTCGCTGCAAGAGACGCCCACGAGCCTGCGGAACCGTGTCCGCCAGCTGCGCCGCGTCCACACCGAGTACCAACGCGCCAAGCGCGGTCTCTCCGAAGGCAACCTACGTCTGGTGGTGTCGATCGCCAAGAAGTACCGCAACCGCGGCCTGTCGTTCTTGGACCTGATCCAAGAGGGCAACGCCGGCCTGATGCGGGCCGTTGATAAGTTCGAGTACCGTCGCGGCTTCAAGTTCTGTACGTACGCAACTTGGTGGATCCGTCAGGCGATCACCCGCGCCGTCGCGGATCAGAGCCGCACGATTCGCATCCCGGTTCACATGGTCGAGACCATGAGCCGCGTGCGGAACGTGTCGCGCATGCTGCTACAGAAGCTGGGCCGCGAGCCGACGCTCGAGGAGACCGCCAAGGCGGCCGACTGCACGATCGACGAGGCGCGTCGCGTCCTGGCGATGAGCCGTTACCCGATCAGCCTCGACCGCCCGGTCGGCAACAGCGAGGACAGCCAGTTCGGCGACCTCCTGCCCGACAACGGCGCCGAGAGCCCCGCCAACGGCGCGGCCCAAGAGATGCTCCGCGGCCGGATCACCGATGTCCTCAAGACGCTCAGCTACCGCGAGCGCGAGATCATCAAGCTCCGTTACGGCCTAGGCGACGGCTACAGCTACACGCTGGAAGAAGTGGGCCACATCTTCAAAGTGACCCGCGAACGCATCCGCCAAATCGAAGCCAAGGCAGTCCGCAAGCTGCAACAGCCAAGCCGCTCGGCGGAGTTGGTGGGCTTCTTGGATTAA
- a CDS encoding glycosyltransferase: MRVLHYIDSLCLEEGGIVRAVLDLAAEVARAGAQVTILTGDPKDVPTSWSSDPAAPRVVTIPVSPGAAFRPGSLTPAIRDAVGGADVVHFHELWDPFNLVVARAARRASKPYVISAHGMLDDWCMAGKSLKKSTYLRLFAVGLLRRAQWVHFTASIEAEQSLRRVPGLTPIVEPLVLDVEPYHTAVGPAPAKTAYPQAFVDDGLPRLLFVGRLHPIKGLPTLLEAIALLPTAQRPHLLLAGPAADGHDAQLERQAASLGVDDRIHLLGMVGGELKRSLYEAADAFVLPSHHENFGIALAEAMLCGAPVLTSRSVNIWPEVEKLGGIVADNTAEGFAKGLRHLLDDLPARQQAASMNRPAVFEWLEPKRLATRYLEAYERAISRTRC; the protein is encoded by the coding sequence GTGCGTGTCTTGCACTACATCGACTCGCTCTGTCTCGAGGAGGGCGGGATCGTCCGGGCGGTTCTCGACCTCGCTGCCGAGGTCGCCAGGGCCGGCGCCCAGGTCACCATCCTCACTGGCGATCCCAAGGACGTGCCGACCTCGTGGAGCAGCGACCCCGCCGCCCCGCGGGTTGTGACGATCCCCGTAAGCCCCGGAGCGGCATTCCGCCCCGGCTCCCTAACCCCAGCCATCCGCGACGCCGTCGGTGGGGCCGATGTGGTTCACTTCCACGAGTTGTGGGACCCCTTCAACTTGGTCGTCGCCCGCGCCGCCCGACGTGCTAGCAAGCCTTACGTCATCAGTGCGCACGGCATGCTCGATGACTGGTGCATGGCTGGCAAGTCGCTCAAGAAGTCAACTTACTTGCGACTCTTCGCGGTCGGACTGCTGCGACGGGCACAGTGGGTGCACTTCACCGCGTCGATCGAAGCCGAACAGTCGCTCCGCCGCGTGCCCGGTCTGACGCCGATCGTCGAACCGCTGGTGCTCGACGTCGAGCCGTATCACACCGCTGTCGGCCCAGCGCCTGCTAAAACGGCGTACCCTCAGGCCTTCGTTGACGACGGCTTGCCCCGCCTGTTGTTCGTCGGACGCCTGCACCCGATCAAGGGCTTGCCGACTCTGCTGGAAGCGATCGCCCTGCTCCCTACCGCCCAGCGTCCGCACCTGTTGCTGGCCGGGCCGGCGGCCGACGGGCACGACGCCCAACTGGAGCGTCAAGCCGCGTCGCTCGGCGTCGACGATCGCATCCACCTGCTGGGCATGGTCGGCGGCGAGCTCAAGCGGTCGCTCTACGAAGCCGCCGACGCCTTTGTGTTGCCGTCCCACCATGAGAACTTCGGCATCGCGCTGGCTGAGGCGATGCTGTGCGGCGCCCCGGTGCTGACCAGCCGCTCGGTCAACATCTGGCCCGAGGTCGAGAAACTCGGCGGCATCGTCGCGGACAATACGGCCGAAGGCTTCGCAAAGGGCCTTCGTCATTTGCTCGACGACCTGCCCGCACGCCAACAAGCCGCCTCAATGAACCGCCCCGCGGTGTTCGAGTGGTTAGAACCCAAGCGTCTTGCGACGCGGTACCTCGAAGCGTACGAACGAGCGATTAGCAGAACGCGATGTTAA
- a CDS encoding class I SAM-dependent methyltransferase encodes MPEVIPGNLYDYPKYYDLVFGSDWKAEFDFLTGVFAKHSALPRGAKPKRLLEPACGTGRLMYRFGKAGYTVAGNDLNAKAVAFCNARLRRQGLAESAVVGDMSDFTLADFKGIQAQGFNSRGAKPFDAAFNTINSFRHLPSEAAAEGHLRCVADALRPGGLYVLGLHLTPARGEPESDEESWAARRGDLSVISHMWSEGVDRRRRVETVGMSFDVYTPTKQFRLVDQTPFRTYTARQMADLIDKTGAWDVAAVYDFAYDLDGTVEIDGTTEDVVYILRKRAAS; translated from the coding sequence ATGCCCGAAGTCATCCCCGGCAATCTGTACGACTACCCGAAGTACTACGACCTCGTGTTCGGCTCCGACTGGAAAGCGGAGTTTGATTTCTTGACGGGGGTGTTCGCCAAGCACTCGGCGTTGCCGCGGGGGGCGAAGCCGAAGCGGTTGTTGGAGCCGGCTTGCGGGACGGGGCGGCTGATGTACCGCTTCGGGAAGGCGGGCTACACCGTCGCGGGGAACGACCTCAACGCCAAGGCGGTGGCGTTCTGCAACGCTCGACTGCGGCGGCAGGGACTCGCGGAGTCGGCGGTCGTTGGCGACATGAGCGACTTCACGCTGGCTGACTTCAAGGGCATTCAAGCCCAGGGGTTTAACAGCCGGGGCGCGAAGCCCTTCGACGCGGCGTTCAACACGATCAACAGCTTCCGGCATTTGCCGAGCGAAGCGGCGGCCGAGGGTCACCTGCGTTGCGTCGCCGACGCGCTGCGGCCCGGGGGGCTGTATGTGCTCGGTCTGCACCTGACGCCGGCCCGTGGCGAGCCGGAGAGCGACGAAGAGTCCTGGGCGGCCCGGCGCGGGGACCTCAGCGTTATCTCGCACATGTGGAGTGAGGGGGTGGACCGGCGGCGTCGGGTTGAAACGGTTGGGATGAGTTTTGACGTTTACACCCCGACCAAGCAGTTCCGATTGGTGGACCAGACTCCCTTTCGGACGTACACGGCGCGGCAAATGGCCGATCTGATCGACAAGACGGGGGCGTGGGACGTGGCCGCCGTATACGATTTCGCGTACGACCTCGACGGGACGGTCGAGATCGACGGGACCACCGAGGATGTCGTGTACATCCTCCGCAAACGGGCCGCGTCCTAG
- a CDS encoding DUF1559 domain-containing protein: MATKKGFTLVELLVVIAIIGILVALLLPAVQAARESARRSQCTNNVRQMGLALQMYHDTHKHFPPGHDETGVDGPSYRHQLSWLTLCLPFLEERAIADMITPDLIDPATNAHTNVKLVEAGRNVIPTFTCPSDPISPYEVAGVPRDSAQTLYFAPTNYLGNQGIVCECRTKVCSGIFGHDTKFKMSQITDGTSHTIAVGESLKGDLDPSTLTDNYIYLAGSGNANDISTCVGGDPNTADRATVWIGGQPHLNMFSTSRPPNDPRTDCKAPSNGCTNFAARSAHPGGAMLAFADGSVRFVSDSIDETTMQALGTRAAGDIPGDY; encoded by the coding sequence ATGGCAACGAAGAAGGGATTCACGCTCGTTGAACTGCTTGTGGTGATCGCCATCATCGGGATCCTCGTCGCGCTCTTGCTGCCCGCCGTGCAGGCGGCCCGTGAGTCGGCCCGGAGATCGCAGTGCACCAACAACGTCCGGCAGATGGGCCTGGCGCTGCAGATGTACCACGACACCCACAAACACTTTCCGCCGGGTCACGACGAGACGGGCGTCGATGGCCCTTCTTACCGCCATCAACTGAGTTGGCTGACGCTTTGCCTCCCCTTCTTGGAGGAGCGGGCGATCGCCGACATGATCACTCCCGACCTGATCGACCCGGCGACAAACGCCCACACCAACGTGAAACTGGTCGAGGCTGGGCGGAACGTGATCCCGACCTTCACCTGCCCGAGCGATCCGATCTCGCCTTACGAGGTCGCCGGCGTGCCGCGTGACAGCGCTCAAACGCTCTACTTCGCTCCGACGAACTACCTCGGCAACCAGGGGATTGTCTGCGAGTGTCGCACGAAGGTTTGCAGCGGCATATTCGGGCACGACACGAAGTTCAAGATGTCGCAGATCACCGACGGGACTTCCCACACGATCGCGGTCGGGGAGTCGCTCAAGGGTGACCTCGATCCCAGCACCCTGACAGACAATTACATCTATCTCGCCGGGTCGGGGAACGCGAACGACATCAGTACCTGCGTAGGCGGTGACCCCAACACGGCCGATCGCGCAACGGTTTGGATCGGCGGCCAACCCCACCTGAACATGTTCAGCACCTCGCGTCCGCCGAACGATCCCCGCACCGACTGCAAGGCGCCGAGCAACGGCTGCACGAACTTCGCCGCTCGCAGCGCGCATCCCGGCGGGGCCATGCTCGCGTTCGCTGACGGCTCGGTGCGGTTTGTTTCAGACTCCATTGACGAGACAACGATGCAGGCGCTCGGCACACGGGCGGCAGGCGACATCCCGGGCGACTATTGA
- a CDS encoding cobaltochelatase subunit CobN: MSFLTVLVSQARRGYLVAAAVLSLVACVAAQEVAPAGDDAPRLAFVGLHGGVFDQLKTLETETGMELDYLRDDDIAAGRVDLSPYRIVFFQHTREEDREQYRTMIEAGRKANPALRIFSISGLAEDAVPELARGGVIEHDDRLSAYYGSSTENLRRMLRYIWSELLGNGGEVPLPEEVGAVEGLYYPGHEGMFPDAASFLRWAKENGKPVDATQRAMIAVHTTHLVFQQPKVVDALVRSLEEKGVLAVGVIDGGPEYEAALREFGPHCVIHTCHSRESVALRAELGVPHLHSIFFRKQSIDDWRTGLEGLASSEMAFHVIGQELLGAIEPQIGAGTEQGGGSSEAFLPIAERIDHLTDRAFAWMRLSTTPEADKKIAFVYYDREMGKAELMRGSATGMFMNGPRSLVGVLKRMQSEGYRLTDVPKDEDELVGWMMERGRQIGIWAPGVLDQLARSGDAVLVPLTQYEDWFAKRVPEPLRQEVIDRWGEPPGEFLVWHGDDGKPCIVIPRIDLGGVILLPQPLRGEAQDTSLVHDKLVPPPHNYLATYFWLEESFGADALVHFGTHGTEFMLPGKPVGLSDHDWPDIVLGTTPNINPWILNNLGESSPTRRRAYAVLIDHLVPPSVNAELSDELANLHNDIDHWIVLGEGALKEKFRRSISEQVKQENLDKDVGLDLAGGRLLTPAEIEQVLTYLHDVHNETTPVSLHVFGETPRDDLLVPYLTTCLGKAYLNALDEVVDVPPGEALTPGDSLKYLRRVGEEIVSLVVSKGLSPAEALAATIQRDASADTPEPLAKSLALAGRLAKGFARTGEEIDNLLAALDGKFIPPGPGGGPDRNAAALPTGRNLYVMNPEEVPTKPSWELGCELVDQLLAQKLEQTGRYPEKIGFTLNSFATFQDYGVMESQILRLIGVRPVWDDQNLVVDVELVPADELGRPRIDVFIAGQSYYRDMLPTRMRLLDKAIRLVAQTEEPDNWVWRNSEQTRQDLEAAGVEAERAGRLSRARIFGHPLGQYGSAGYYYLVEKSGEWDTREDLMEVYLGQSRYVYTEGLWGDNAPEAYDRSIQGTEIVLRSWSDRTRSPLSNKYDWYHGGSLCMAVKHLTGVEPEYYLSDVRDPDSAGMIAAEEALRREYRVRLFNRKWIEGMMREGYAGADQVAVHVSNTMGWKIMRPDSVSDDIWEEIVEIYVRDSKSLAIREWFEAENPYAFQDMTEVLLESIRKGYWRPGDEVVREIAVAYAESVARHGEGGGLRGGGNVKLEKFVRDALSAPGDAAVSELVAAYDARLNESASAGAASSLPTNTAQSTAGESSEAARSDVAEGPEKEEVTGRQLVDTAAEATPPKEESRSYLWLLGLVIAATLVVVGYASRQLPTKREEQP, translated from the coding sequence ATGAGCTTTCTTACGGTATTGGTGTCGCAAGCACGCCGCGGCTATCTTGTGGCAGCGGCCGTGTTGTCGCTTGTCGCTTGTGTGGCTGCGCAAGAGGTCGCCCCGGCTGGTGATGATGCGCCCCGTTTGGCGTTTGTCGGCTTGCACGGCGGGGTCTTCGACCAGCTCAAGACGCTCGAGACGGAGACCGGCATGGAGCTGGACTACCTGCGTGACGATGATATCGCCGCCGGTAGGGTCGATCTTTCGCCTTACCGGATCGTGTTCTTCCAGCACACCCGCGAAGAGGACCGCGAGCAGTACCGCACGATGATCGAGGCGGGACGCAAGGCGAACCCTGCGCTCCGCATCTTCTCAATCTCCGGGCTCGCCGAGGACGCCGTCCCCGAGTTGGCGCGCGGCGGCGTGATCGAGCACGACGACAGGCTGAGCGCGTACTACGGCTCGTCCACCGAAAACCTACGGAGGATGTTGAGATACATCTGGTCGGAGCTGTTGGGGAATGGCGGCGAGGTTCCGCTGCCCGAGGAGGTGGGCGCCGTCGAGGGGCTCTACTACCCCGGCCACGAAGGGATGTTCCCCGACGCCGCCTCCTTCCTGCGCTGGGCCAAGGAGAACGGCAAACCCGTCGATGCAACCCAGCGAGCGATGATCGCGGTCCACACAACGCATCTCGTATTCCAACAGCCGAAGGTCGTTGACGCCCTGGTGCGATCGCTCGAGGAGAAGGGCGTGCTTGCCGTAGGGGTCATCGACGGCGGCCCCGAGTATGAGGCGGCGCTGCGCGAATTCGGGCCGCACTGCGTCATTCATACCTGCCACAGCCGCGAGAGCGTCGCATTGCGGGCCGAGTTGGGCGTGCCCCACCTGCACTCGATCTTCTTCCGCAAGCAGTCGATCGATGACTGGCGAACCGGCCTCGAAGGCCTCGCTTCGAGCGAGATGGCCTTTCATGTGATCGGGCAAGAACTCCTCGGCGCCATCGAGCCACAGATCGGCGCCGGCACCGAGCAAGGGGGCGGCAGCAGCGAAGCCTTTCTGCCGATCGCGGAGCGTATAGATCACCTGACGGATCGTGCGTTCGCCTGGATGCGGCTATCGACGACGCCAGAGGCCGACAAGAAGATTGCGTTCGTGTACTACGACCGTGAGATGGGCAAGGCCGAGCTGATGCGGGGCAGCGCGACGGGGATGTTCATGAACGGGCCGCGCAGTCTCGTCGGTGTCTTGAAGCGGATGCAATCGGAAGGCTATCGGTTGACCGACGTGCCGAAGGACGAAGACGAGCTGGTTGGATGGATGATGGAACGGGGCCGGCAGATCGGCATCTGGGCGCCCGGAGTGCTCGATCAGCTAGCGAGATCGGGCGACGCCGTTCTTGTCCCGCTGACGCAATATGAAGACTGGTTCGCCAAACGCGTTCCCGAACCGCTTCGTCAAGAGGTGATCGACCGGTGGGGCGAGCCGCCAGGCGAATTCTTGGTTTGGCACGGAGACGATGGGAAGCCCTGCATCGTCATCCCGCGGATCGACCTCGGCGGCGTCATCCTGCTCCCTCAACCCTTGCGAGGCGAGGCCCAGGACACTTCGCTGGTGCACGACAAACTCGTCCCGCCGCCGCACAACTACCTAGCGACTTACTTTTGGCTCGAAGAATCGTTCGGCGCCGACGCGCTGGTGCATTTCGGCACTCACGGGACCGAGTTCATGCTCCCGGGCAAGCCGGTGGGTCTCTCCGACCACGATTGGCCCGACATCGTGCTGGGGACGACGCCGAACATCAATCCGTGGATTCTCAACAACCTCGGTGAGTCCTCACCTACGCGTCGCCGCGCTTACGCCGTGCTGATCGACCATCTGGTTCCGCCCAGCGTCAACGCGGAACTCTCCGATGAACTAGCAAACCTGCACAACGACATCGACCACTGGATCGTACTCGGCGAGGGCGCGCTCAAGGAGAAGTTCCGCCGCTCGATCAGCGAGCAGGTCAAGCAAGAGAATCTCGACAAAGATGTCGGCCTCGACTTAGCCGGCGGCCGACTGCTGACGCCTGCCGAGATTGAGCAGGTCCTCACGTATCTGCACGACGTTCACAACGAGACGACCCCCGTCAGCCTGCACGTCTTTGGCGAGACGCCGCGTGACGACCTCCTCGTCCCCTACCTGACGACTTGCCTGGGTAAGGCGTACCTCAACGCGCTGGACGAGGTGGTCGATGTCCCGCCGGGTGAGGCCCTAACGCCGGGCGACAGTCTGAAATATCTGCGACGCGTCGGCGAAGAGATCGTCTCGCTGGTTGTCAGCAAGGGCCTATCGCCAGCCGAGGCCTTGGCGGCAACTATCCAGCGCGACGCCTCGGCCGACACCCCAGAGCCGCTTGCGAAGTCACTTGCCCTCGCGGGACGCTTGGCAAAAGGTTTCGCCCGCACCGGGGAGGAGATCGATAACCTGCTCGCCGCGCTTGACGGCAAGTTCATTCCTCCTGGCCCCGGGGGCGGACCCGACCGCAACGCCGCGGCCCTGCCGACGGGGCGGAACCTTTACGTCATGAACCCGGAAGAGGTGCCCACGAAGCCCTCTTGGGAGCTCGGCTGCGAGTTGGTGGATCAACTCCTTGCGCAGAAGCTCGAGCAGACCGGGCGCTACCCCGAGAAGATCGGCTTCACGCTTAACTCCTTCGCTACCTTCCAAGATTACGGAGTAATGGAGTCGCAGATCCTGCGGCTCATCGGCGTGCGTCCTGTCTGGGACGATCAAAACCTCGTGGTCGATGTCGAACTGGTTCCCGCGGATGAACTCGGCAGGCCACGGATCGATGTCTTCATTGCGGGCCAGAGTTATTACCGGGACATGTTGCCGACGAGGATGCGGCTGCTAGATAAGGCGATCCGGCTGGTCGCCCAGACCGAAGAGCCGGACAACTGGGTCTGGCGCAACAGCGAGCAGACGCGGCAAGACCTCGAAGCGGCGGGCGTCGAGGCCGAACGGGCAGGCCGACTCTCACGGGCGAGGATCTTTGGTCATCCGCTCGGGCAGTACGGCAGCGCCGGGTACTACTACCTGGTCGAGAAGAGCGGCGAGTGGGACACCCGCGAGGATCTCATGGAGGTCTACCTCGGCCAGTCGCGCTACGTGTACACCGAGGGGCTATGGGGTGACAACGCTCCCGAGGCATACGACCGCTCGATCCAGGGGACGGAGATCGTTCTCCGTAGTTGGTCCGACCGGACGCGCAGTCCGCTCTCCAATAAATACGATTGGTATCATGGCGGAAGCCTCTGTATGGCCGTTAAGCATCTCACCGGCGTCGAGCCCGAATACTACCTCTCCGATGTCCGGGACCCCGATTCGGCCGGCATGATCGCGGCCGAGGAGGCGCTGCGGCGTGAATACCGGGTGCGGCTCTTCAACCGCAAATGGATCGAAGGGATGATGCGCGAGGGCTACGCGGGCGCCGATCAGGTGGCTGTGCATGTCTCCAACACGATGGGCTGGAAGATCATGCGGCCCGACAGCGTCTCCGATGACATTTGGGAAGAGATCGTCGAGATCTACGTGCGAGATAGCAAGAGCTTGGCGATTCGCGAGTGGTTCGAGGCCGAGAACCCCTATGCGTTTCAAGATATGACCGAGGTGCTTCTCGAGAGCATCCGGAAAGGCTACTGGAGGCCCGGCGACGAGGTTGTCCGAGAAATCGCGGTCGCTTACGCCGAATCCGTCGCTCGCCACGGCGAGGGCGGCGGCTTGCGTGGCGGCGGCAATGTCAAACTCGAGAAGTTCGTCCGCGACGCATTGTCTGCTCCAGGCGACGCCGCCGTGAGCGAGTTGGTTGCGGCCTACGACGCACGACTCAATGAGTCGGCCAGCGCTGGCGCCGCTTCATCTCTCCCGACCAACACGGCGCAATCAACCGCGGGCGAGTCGTCAGAAGCAGCGCGGTCGGACGTTGCTGAGGGGCCCGAGAAAGAAGAAGTCACGGGACGGCAACTAGTCGATACGGCAGCGGAAGCGACGCCCCCTAAAGAGGAATCGAGAAGTTACCTATGGCTGCTAGGACTAGTGATCGCAGCCACCCTGGTCGTCGTCGGCTATGCTTCACGGCAGCTTCCCACGAAGCGCGAGGAGCAGCCGTAA
- a CDS encoding MotA/TolQ/ExbB proton channel family protein, which produces MEELAELVYQLATAMLAPVLVALVLLFGWSLFTLGSLLGEWRGRLQLADAWQRVITEGRQTAPRGGTPAFNGLQRDFAAAIQRGSDPEKTLAGLEVNASGRLAWMSFGVRTGPLLGLMGTLIPMGPALVGLSAGDIEAMAGNLVIVFSTTVVGVFIGGLSYTMLLIRRQWYARDLVDIEFALGRPMVRNQDDSAYACEEESCA; this is translated from the coding sequence ATGGAGGAGCTCGCCGAACTAGTTTATCAACTCGCGACCGCGATGCTCGCGCCAGTGCTTGTGGCGCTCGTCCTGCTGTTCGGTTGGTCGCTCTTTACCCTCGGCTCGTTGCTGGGTGAGTGGCGGGGCCGCCTACAGTTGGCCGATGCTTGGCAGCGTGTTATTACCGAGGGCCGCCAAACGGCGCCGAGGGGAGGCACTCCCGCTTTCAACGGCCTGCAAAGAGACTTCGCCGCAGCGATCCAGAGGGGATCGGATCCCGAGAAGACGCTCGCTGGCTTGGAGGTAAACGCCTCGGGCCGTCTTGCATGGATGAGCTTTGGCGTGCGAACAGGCCCGCTCCTCGGGCTCATGGGGACACTCATCCCCATGGGGCCTGCGCTAGTCGGACTTTCCGCCGGTGATATCGAAGCGATGGCCGGTAACCTCGTTATCGTCTTCAGCACAACGGTCGTCGGCGTCTTTATCGGCGGCCTCAGCTACACCATGTTGCTGATAAGACGGCAGTGGTACGCCCGCGACCTTGTCGACATCGAGTTTGCTCTCGGGCGTCCAATGGTGCGCAATCAGGACGATTCGGCGTATGCGTGCGAGGAAGAAAGCTGTGCGTAG
- a CDS encoding DUF2149 domain-containing protein, protein MRSRNSGSHRRLLSGHDDDPLGGVANLFDVAMVFAVAILLVLLSRAPMVGALSASDSATVLKNPNEPDMEIIVRDGERLEHYRVSENELQGSGERLGVAYRLENGEVVYVPNVATKSSKR, encoded by the coding sequence GTGCGTAGCCGAAATTCAGGTTCTCACCGCCGCCTGCTCTCCGGACATGACGACGATCCGTTGGGCGGCGTCGCCAACCTCTTTGACGTCGCCATGGTGTTCGCCGTGGCGATCCTGCTCGTTCTGCTCTCTCGGGCGCCAATGGTCGGGGCGCTCTCGGCTAGCGATAGCGCTACGGTGCTCAAGAATCCGAATGAGCCGGACATGGAGATTATCGTCCGCGACGGCGAGCGGTTAGAACACTACCGCGTCAGCGAGAACGAGCTGCAGGGAAGTGGCGAGCGTCTGGGCGTCGCCTACCGGCTCGAGAACGGCGAAGTTGTTTATGTACCCAACGTAGCAACGAAGTCGTCGAAGCGTTGA
- a CDS encoding TolC family protein has protein sequence MRRYKSTAGALLIATCVGCAAVAPSSPVDATPSATVDLASSTSATGSAKEQPAIVQVAAYAPATTQGEESTAAAMTLEDLESIALAHNPAIKELVATTQKAAGYRAQVIARPNPRVGYQGQQLADEGTDQHLAFVEQEFVTGDKLELNHRVLNATVCAQLQELEAQRLRVTTDTRIRFYEALAIQRHLELIDDFTIVAEKGFELAKQRKKAGEGSQIDTLQASIQKSEVRLSRRKATARLAATWRKIAALAGQPNMAQPPLAGTLPTETPAMEWSSLADTVIASSPEYAAARARVSRARAAVERQLAQQTPNLAVQMGAGVDNGTDSGMLNVQVGVPIPLYNKNRGNIAAPGPRSVARSTGRSVSRTA, from the coding sequence ATGCGACGCTACAAGTCCACTGCTGGCGCCTTGCTCATCGCGACGTGCGTGGGTTGCGCTGCGGTTGCGCCCTCGTCGCCAGTGGACGCGACTCCGTCCGCAACCGTTGACCTTGCATCCAGCACCTCGGCGACAGGCAGTGCAAAGGAGCAGCCAGCAATCGTGCAGGTCGCGGCCTACGCACCGGCTACGACCCAAGGCGAAGAGTCAACCGCTGCGGCGATGACGCTAGAGGACCTTGAGTCGATAGCGCTCGCGCACAACCCGGCGATCAAAGAGCTGGTGGCGACGACACAGAAGGCCGCGGGCTACCGGGCTCAGGTGATCGCGAGGCCCAACCCCCGCGTCGGCTACCAGGGTCAGCAACTCGCGGACGAAGGGACCGACCAACACCTCGCCTTCGTCGAGCAAGAGTTCGTCACCGGCGACAAGCTCGAGCTTAATCACCGCGTGCTCAACGCCACCGTTTGCGCTCAGCTGCAAGAGCTCGAGGCGCAGCGGCTACGCGTCACGACCGATACTCGCATCCGCTTCTACGAGGCGCTTGCGATTCAGCGACATTTGGAGTTAATCGACGACTTCACGATCGTCGCGGAAAAGGGCTTTGAGCTCGCCAAGCAGCGGAAGAAGGCGGGGGAAGGCTCGCAGATCGATACGCTTCAGGCGAGCATCCAGAAGAGCGAGGTCCGGCTCTCGAGGCGTAAAGCGACCGCACGGCTGGCGGCGACGTGGCGTAAGATCGCGGCCCTCGCCGGTCAGCCCAATATGGCGCAGCCGCCGCTCGCGGGGACTTTGCCGACGGAGACGCCGGCGATGGAGTGGAGTTCTCTTGCCGACACGGTCATCGCATCGAGCCCCGAGTACGCCGCGGCGCGGGCCCGCGTCTCTCGCGCCCGTGCGGCCGTCGAGAGACAACTCGCTCAGCAGACGCCAAACCTCGCCGTGCAGATGGGGGCGGGTGTCGATAACGGCACGGACTCGGGGATGCTCAACGTCCAAGTGGGCGTGCCGATCCCGCTCTACAATAAGAACCGCGGCAACATCGCCGCGCCCGGGCCGAGGTCTGTCGCGCGATCTACGGGGCGGAGCGTATCGAGAACAGCGTGA